The following coding sequences are from one Sesamum indicum cultivar Zhongzhi No. 13 linkage group LG11, S_indicum_v1.0, whole genome shotgun sequence window:
- the LOC105173117 gene encoding protein ABIL1 — MEVEKGRRENRSMTFDEVSMERSKSFVSALQELKNLRPQLYSAAEYCEKSYLNSEQKQMVLDNLKDYAVRALVNAIDHLGTVAYKLTDILEQQTLDISSMDLKVTCLNQQLLTCQTYTDKEGLRQQQVLAIIPKHHKHYLLPNNVNKKVHFSPHIQTDPRQPIQARGRLYPSGASAAKTLSWHLASETKSTLKGSSRGILSTEDSKSHGKTPGAFNLLDLEENTQMKSIPASSVAMQTLGVTRRDSSDGLRPLTPHRSFDNPTLREIVRPPVRSKSVLSAFFVKQKTPKLKTTA; from the exons ATGGAGGTGGAGAAAGGTCGGCGGGAGAATCGGAGTATGACGTTTGACGAAGTGTCAATGGAGAGAAGTAAGAGCTTTGTTTCTGCATTACAG GAACTCAAGAACCTCAGACCACAACTTTATTCTGCGGCAGAGTATTGCGAGAAGTCATATCTTAACAGCGAACAAAAGCAAAT GGTGCTAGACAATCTTAAGGATTATGCTGTACGAGCTCTTGTCAATGCCATTGACCACCTTGGTACTGTTGCTTACAAGTTGACCGATATTCTGGAGCAACAGACCCTGGATATCTCATCCATGGACCTCAAAGTTACATGTCTAAATCAG CAACTTCTAACATGTCAAACATATACGGATAAAGAAGGTCTTAGGCAGCAGCAAGTATTAGCTATCATCCCAAAGCATCACAAACATTATCTTTTGCCAA ATAATGTGAATAAGAAGGTTCATTTTAGCCCACATATACAAACTGATCCTAGGCAACCTATACAAGCGAGAGGTCGACTTTATCCTTCAG GTGCTTCGGCTGCAAAAACTCTCTCTTGGCATTTAGCATCTGAAACGAAGTCGACATTGAAAGGCTCTTCACGTGGTATATTGAG CACTGAAGACTCAAAATCACATGGAAAAACTCCTGGTGCATTCAACTTGTTAG ATCTTGAAGAGAACACCCAGATGAAATCCATACCGGCTTCAAGTGTTGCTATGCAAACACTGGGTGTCACACGACGG GATTCTTCGGATGGCTTGAGACCTTTAACTCCACATAGGTCATTCGACAATCCAACCCTAAGGGAGATTGTTCGCCCTCCTGTTCGCAGTAAGAGCGTGCTTTCAGCTTTCTTCGTCAAGCAAAAGACACCCAAACTGAAGACAACCGCATGA
- the LOC105173116 gene encoding LOW QUALITY PROTEIN: uncharacterized protein LOC105173116 (The sequence of the model RefSeq protein was modified relative to this genomic sequence to represent the inferred CDS: deleted 2 bases in 1 codon), which yields MGSLETGLPLKRDYHLLRSSSLRNSNNGVLGQRSRSRFARLVLSKRIDYLQLICSGCAVAVFFFFVFLFQIFFLPGSVMEYGSKSEKAHDLFRKNGEANFGELAFLKELDFAEDINFEPLKFMDKFQKDANLMNGIVGSKRVVRFGYRKPKLALVFADLWVDQHQILMATVATALLEIGYEIEVFSLENGPTHDVWRKIGVPISVITADENMKFSVDWLNYDGILVNSLKAAGFLSCLMQEPFKNVPLVWTIHEQILAARLRQYVTSGQSEIVDTWKRVFSRATVIVFPNYILPMGYSVCDPGNYFVIPGSPEEAWRADEKQMVPMDNSRPKMGYGQDDFVVAVVGSQLSYRGLWLEHAFILKALFPLHTDFGDSSSHLKIIILAGDSTSNYSSTVETIADKLGYRAGMVKHVAADENTDTVISTADLVIYGSFLEEHSFPEILLKAMCFEKPIIAPDLPTIRKYVSDRVNGYLFPKEDTTVLTHIISQMVSNGKLSLIAHNAASIGKRTAKNLMVSESIQGYASLLEKILMLPSEVAVPQAAKDIPLKLKAEWQWHLFEGIGDTHPPNKTKMNFLDTIEKQLNHTNVEYSTAQTASNDTFVYTIWEDQKHTDMASMRKRREDEELKDRTDQPRGTWDEVYRNARRPDRSLHERDEGELERTGQPLCIYEPYFGVGTWPFLHNTSLYRGLGLSTKGRRPGADDVDAPSRLPLLNNGYYRDALGEYGAFFAIANRIDRIHKNAWIGFQSWRATARMRSLSKTAEKSLLDAIEARRHGDTLYFWVRLDTDPRNPSKQDFWSFCDAINAGNCQLAFSEALKEMYGIKHNLSSLPPMPSDEGTWSVMHSWVLPTKSFMEFVMFSRMFVDALDAQFHDDHQKTGHCYLSLPKDKHCYSRLLELLVNVWAYHSARRIVYVDPETGFMQEQHRLKGRRGQMWIKWFQYSTLKSMDEDLAEEADSDHPRRRWLWPSTGEIFWQGTYEKERNLRNKEKEKKRQQSKDKIQRMRKRTHQRALGKYVKPLADEANSTVLEAKLLR from the exons ATGGGTTCACTTGAAACTGGGCTGCCATTGAAGAGGGATTACCATCTGCTGCGTTCATCATCTCTTAGGAACAGTAATAATGGAGTTTTGGGCCAAAGGAGCAGATCAAGATTTGCAAGATTGGTGCTTTCCAAGAGGATTGACTATCTGCAGTTGATT TGCAGTGGCTGCGCAGTCgctgttttcttcttctttgttttcctcTTCCAGATTTTCTTCTTGCCTGGCTCTGTCATGGAGTATGGAAGTAAATCTGAGAAAGCCCACGATTTGTTTAGGAAGAATGGTGAAGCAAATTTTGGGGAGTTGGCATTCTTGAAAGAGTTGGATTTTGCTgaagatataaattttgagcCTTTGAAATTCATGGACAAGTTTCAAAAGGATGCTAATTTGATGAATGGAATTGTTGGTTCCAAAAGGGTTGTGAGATTTGGATACAGGAAACCAAAGCTTGCCTTG GTTTTCGCAGATCTGTGGGTTGATCAACATCAGATACTAATGGCTACTGTGGCTACTGCTCTGCTGGAAATTGGATATGAAATTGAG GTTTTCTCATTGGAAAATGGTCCAACACATGATGTCTGGAGAAAGATAGGAGTTCCTATCAGTGTTATCACAGCAGATGAGAACATGAAATTCAGTGTAGATTGGTTAAA CTATGATGGCATACTTGTGAACTCTCTTAAAGCTGCAGGTTTCTTGTCTTG TCTTATGCAGGAACCTTTTAAAAATGTTCCTCTTGTATGGACCATCCATGAACAAATACTTGCTGCTCGATTGAGACAATATGTCACAAGTGGCCAGAGTGAGATTGTGGATACCTGGAAAAGAGTCTTCTCCAGAGCCACCGTTATTGTCTTCCCAAACTATATTCTGCCG ATGGGTTATTCTGTATGTGATCCTGGAAACTACTTTGTCATTCCGGGTTCTCCTGAAGAAGCCTGGAGAGCTGATGAAAAGCAGATGGTTCCAATGGATAATTCCCGTCCGAAAATGGGGTATGGACAAGATGACTTTGTTGTTGCAGTCGTGGGAAGTCAGCTATCTTATAGAGGTCTTTGGCTGGAGCATGCCTTTATCTTAAAGGCTTTATTTCCTCTTCATACAGACTTTGGTGATTCAAGTTCTCATCTTAAAATCATCATCTTGGCGGGTGATTCCACTAGTAACTACAGTAGCACCGTGGAG ACCATTGCGGACAAATTGGGATATCGAGCGGGAATGGTGAAGCATGTCGCTGCTGATGAAAATACGGACACTGTAATAAGCACTGCTGATCTTGTGATATATGGATCCTTCCTTGAAGAGCATTCTTTTCCAGAAATTTTGCTGAAAGCCATGTGTTTTGAGAAACCTATAATAGCCCCAGATCTACCAACAATACGGAAATAT GTTAGTGACAGGGTGAACGGCTATCTTTTCCCAAAGGAGGATACAACGGTTCTGACACATATCATATCTCAAATGGTCTCAAACGGAAAACTCTCACTTATAGCTCATAATGCTGCGTCAATCGGGAAACGTACAGCTAAAAACTTAATGGTTTCAGAAAGCATCCAGGGATATGCATCACTGTTAGAAAAAATTCTCATGCTCCCGTCTGAAGTTGCAGTCCCCCAGGCTGCCAAAGACATTCCTCTTAAATTAAAAGCTGAATGGCAGTGGCATCTATTTGAAGGTATTGGAGATACCCATCCTCCAAACAAAACCAAGATGAATTTTTTGGACACGATTGAGAAGCAATTGAATCATACCAATGTAGAGTACTCTACTGCTCAGACTGCATCTAATGATACATTCGTGTATACCATTTGGGAAGACCAAAAGCATACAGATATGGCTAgcatgagaaaaagaagagaggaTGAAGAG TTGAAGGATAGAACTGATCAACCACGGGGAACATGGGACGAAGTGTATCGAAATGCCCGAAGACCTGATCGTTCATTGCACGAAAGAGATGAAGGAGAACTTGAAAGGACAGGCCAACCACTATGTATTTATGAACCATACTTTGGAGTAGGAACATGGCCCTTTTTGCACAATACTTCGCTTTATAGAGGGCTTGGGCTG TCTACAAAAGGTCGAAGACCTGGAGCTGATGATGTTGATGCACCTTCTCGTCTGCCACTATTAAATAATGGTTACTATCGAGACGCCTTAGGAGAATATGGTGCTTTCTTTGCAATTGCCAATCGGATTGATCGTATACATAAAAATGCTTGGATAGGATTTCAATCCTGGAGAGCTACAGCGAGAATG AGATCTCTGTCTAAGACTGCTGAAAAATCATTGCTGGATGCTATTGAAGCCCGAAGACACGGGGACACCTTGTACTTCTGGGTGCGTTTGGACACTGATCCAAGAAATCCATCAAAGCAGGATTTCTGGTCATTCTGTGACGCTATAAATGCTGGGAATTGTCA GTTGGCGTTCTCGGAGGCTCTGAAAGAGATGTATGGCATAAAGCATAACTTGAGTTCTCTTCCTCCAATGCCTTCGGATGAAGGGACTTGGTCGGTAATGCATTCCTGGGTTTTACCCACTAAGTCCTTCATGGAGTTTGTTATGTTTTCGAG AATGTTTGTGGACGCACTTGACGCACAATTCCATGACGATCATCAGAAAACCGGGCACTGTTATCTCAGTTTGCCAAAG GACAAGCATTGCTACTCTCGTTTGCTCGAGTTACTGGTAAACGTTTGGGCATACCATAGTGCAAGAAGAATAGTATATGTCGACCCAGAGACGGGTTTCATGCAAGAACAACACCGGCTGAAAGGCCGTAGAGGTCAAATGTGGATTAAGTGGTTCCAGTACAGCACTCTCAAGAGCATGGATGAGGACTTGGCCGAGGAAGCAGATTCCGACCACCCCAGAAGACGATGGCTTTGGCCGTCAACCGGTGAGATTTTTTGGCAAGGTACATATGAAAAGGAGAGGAATctgagaaataaagaaaaagaaaagaagaggcAACAGAGTAAAGATAAAATCCAACGGATGAGGAAACGAACACATCAAAGAGCCCTAGGGAAGTACGTGAAGCCTCTGGCAGACGAAGCCAACTCGACAGTTCTTGAAGCTAAGCTCTTGAGGTAG
- the LOC105173115 gene encoding UDP-D-xylose:L-fucose alpha-1,3-D-xylosyltransferase MGP4, giving the protein MSSFLHQRSLQAASSDTFELSPRSRQNYQKPTVALLSRGPALLLLLLSLLVILGVIFPYLQSPISLFSFKSWSSGSKWREYTLPDAAAYVAKNNTLIVCAVSEAYLPFLNNWLISIARQKQQDKVLVIAEDFATLYKVNERWPGHAVLVPPALEAAAAHKFGSQGFFNFTARRPRHLLQILELGYNVMYNDVDMVWLADPFPYMEGEHDVYFTDDMAFVKPLNHSHGLPPPGKKGRPYICSCMIYLRPTPGAKLVMKKWIEELQAEPWSKAKKANDQPGFNWALLKTAAQVDMYLLPQTAFPTGGLYFRNKTWVKETKGMHVIIHNNYIVGFEKKIKRFRDYGLWLVDDYASESPLGKI; this is encoded by the exons ATGTCATCATTTCTCCACCAAAGATCACTTCAAGCTGCATCATCAGACACCTTCGAGTTATCCCCTCGATCCCGccaaaattaccaaaaaccCACTGTCGCTCTCCTCAGCCGCGGCCCCGCCttgctcctcctcctcctctcgCTGCTAGTAATCCTCGGTGTGATTTTTCCTTACCTACAGTCCCCCATTTCCCTCTTTTCGTTCAAATCCTGGAGCTCCGGTTCCAAGTGGCGGGAATACACGCTCCCGGATGCGGCTGCTTATGTGGCGAAGAACAATACGCTGATCGTGTGCGCGGTCAGCGAGGCTTATTTGCCGTTCCTGAACAACTGGCTGATTAGCATTGCTCGGCAAAAGCAGCAGGATAAAGTTTTGGTGATTGCGGAGGATTTTGCTACGCTTTACAAGGTTAACGAGCGGTGGCCAGGGCACGCCGTCCTGGTGCCGCCTGCACTGGAAGCGGCAGCAGCTCATAAGTTTGGATCTCAG GGTTTCTTCAATTTTACAGCTAGAAGGCCGCGTCATCTCCTGCAAATTTTGGAGCTTGGCTATAATGTTATGTACAATGATGTGGATATGGTCTGGTTGGCGGATCCCTTTCCTTATATGGAAGGCGAGCATGATGTGTACTTCACGGATGACATGGCTTTT GTGAAACCTCTCAATCATTCTCACGGTTTGCCGCCTCCAGGGAAAAAGGGTCGTCCTTACATCTGTAGCTGCATGATTTATCTACGCCCCACCCCAGGGGCAAAATTAGTTATGAAGAAATGGATTGAAGAACTACAGGCCGAACCTTGGTCTAAAGCAAAGAAAGCTAATGACCAACCTGGCTTCAATTGGGCATTGCTTAAAACTGCTGCACAG GTGGACATGTACCTGCTACCTCAAACCGCGTTTCCAACTGGTGGTTTATACTTCAGGAACAAGACATGGGTAAAGGAAACCAAGGGAATGCATGTTATCATCCACAATAACTACATAGTCGGTTTTGAAAAGAAGATCAAACGATTTCGTGACTATGGTCTCTGGTTGGTGGATGACTATGCCTCTGAGTCCCCTCTTGGCAAAATATAA